From Staphylococcus sp. IVB6214:
AACACCTTCTGGCGCTGCAATTAAGCACATGAAACGAATATGTTTCGCACCACGCTTCTTCAATGAAGTGATTGCTTCAATTGCTGATGCGCCTGTCGCCAACATAGGATCTACGACAATGATTTCGCGCTCTTCGATATCTTGTGGTAACTTCACAAAATATTCAACTGCTTCAAGTGTTTTCGGATCACGATATAAACCAACATGTCCAATGCGAGCAGCAGGTACAAGATTTAAAATACCTGTCGTCATTCCTAAACCAGCACGTAAAATTGGAATAAACGCTAATTTTTTACCAGATAATCGTTTAACCGTTGCTTTTGTGACAGGTGTTTCGATTTCTACGTCTTCCAATTCTAAGTTACGTGTTACTTCATAAGCCATTAACATACCGACTTCGTCAACGAGTTCACGAAATGCTTTCGTTCCTGTGTTGACGTCACGAATAAAACTTAATTTGTGTTGAATTAAAGGGTGATCAAGTACTTGTACATTTCCCATTACGATGCCTCCAGTTTGTTATTTATTATATAAAGGGAATTTTTCTGTTAAATTTTTAACACGTTGCTTCGCTTCTTCGAGCACTTTCGTGTCTTCATGATTTTTAAGTACATCGCTCATAATATGTGCGACTTCTTCAAATGCTTTTTCATCAAAACCGCGCGTTGTAGCAGCTGGCGTTCCGAGACGAATACCACTTGTAACAAATGGTTTTTCTTGATCAAACGGAATTGTGTTTTTATTACATGTAATACCTACTTCATCAAGCACTTTTTCAGCCATTTTACCTGTAATACCGACAGAGCCTTTTACATCTACTGCGACTAAATGGTTGTCTGTGCCACCAGATACGATGCGGAAACCATTATCTTTCAGAGTTTTTGCCAATGTCTGCGCATTTTTTACAAATTGTGTTTGATACACTTTGAAGTCAGGTTCGAGTGCTTCACCAAATGCAACTGCTTTTGCAGCGATAACATGCTCTAATGGACCACCTTGAATACCCGGGAACATTGTTTTGTCAATTTCTTTTTGATATTCAGCTTTACATAAAATCATGCCACCGCGTGGGCCACGTAGGGTTTTGTGTGTAGTTGTTGTTACAAAATCTGCGTATTCTACCGGGTTCTGATGTAGACCTGTTGCTACTAAACCTGCGATGTGCGCCATATCTACCATTAACTTCGCACCGACTTCGTCCGCAATCTCTTTAAACTTCTTGAAGTCAATCTCACGTGAATAAGCTGAGGCACCTGCAACGATTAACTTAGGCTGATGCTTTTTCGCTAATTGACGCACTTCTTCATAATCAATGCGCTCATCTTCCTTCGTTACACCATACTCAACAAAGTTGTATGTTTTACCACTAAAGTTGACAGGTGAACCGTGTGTCAAATGTCCACCGTGACTCAAGTTCATCCCTAAAACTGTATCACCGTGCTCCAATGCTACAAGATATACTGCCATATTCGCCTGAGATCCAGAATGTGGCTGTACATTGACATGCTCAGCATTAAATAGTTTTTTGGCACGCTCAATGGCAAGTGTTTCCGTTACGTCAACAAATCCACAACCACCGTAATATCGACGACCTGGATATCCTTCAGCGTACTTGTTTGTCATAACTGAACCTTGCGCTTCCATAACTGCTTCAGAGACAAAGTTTTCAGAAGCGATTAATTCAATGTTGTTATTTTGACGATTGAATTCCTTTTGAATCGCATCAAAGACTGCCTTATCTTGCTTTGCAATAAATGACATAGACCATTCCCTCTTTCCTAATCAAGTTGATATTTTGCACGTTCGCCACCAATCTTCTTCGGACGGCTTGTCGCAACTGTTACAATCGCATCCCCTACTTGCTTGGTTTTGCAACGTACAGGAACTGCAACATGCTTCAGGTGCATACCGATCAATGCCTGACCGATATCAATCCCCTTATCGGCACGAATAAATTCGACAACGACAGGATCATTCATATGACGATAAGCATATGTAGCTAGCGAGCCACCTGCATGTGTGTCGGGTACGACAGATACAAGCTCCATCGTATATGAGTTGTATGCCTCACGTTCAATCGTTAATGCCCGATTGATATGTTCACAACCTTGAAATGCAAACGATACGCCCGTCTCGCTTTGAATATCTACCAATGCGTCATACAGTGTTTTCGCTACATCTAAGGACCCTGACGTTCCTATTCGATCACCTTGCACCTCCGAAGTAGAACAACCGATAACACAGAGTTCTCCTTCTACGAAAAAAGATTTTGACTTGAGTTCTTGCAATAACTGTCTGAAGTTCTCCATCATAACAACCTCCCTATGAATATGTATGATTGAAACATACAGATCATTCATAGAACCCTATACATGCTGTATGTTTACTATTATAACTTATTTTTTCTATGTCTCATACTAATTCTGTGTCAAGTTTTTTCTGTAATTGGCGAATCAATGCGCTTAATTGTTGAAATGTATTCACGTATTGCGCATATGAGCCGCCAAATGGATCTGGTACTTCATTCGTCTCTTCAACATATTCACTTAATGTTGTGATATTCAAAGTATCTCCGTATAGCATTTGAAGGTGATGCACATGTGAAGATGTCATCGCTAAAATCAAGTCGGCTTCTACATCATCTTGAGAAAAAGCTGATGCACCTTCAGGGACAGGATAATCATGCTTTTCCAATAAGTTTCTTGTATGCGCTGCAATCGGTGCACCATCTTGTGCCATAATACCACGAGATGCAATCTCATGATCTGGCAATAGACTTTTGGCAATTCCTTCTGCCATCGGACTCCGGCATGTATTGCCAGTACATACAAATAAAATTCTCATCACCAGTCCTCCTTTACAAATTGATGATTTGCTGCCTTCACCATGCGATTATGCAAAGCTTCTGCATCATCATGATTGGGATAGCCATAAATATAAGCATATGCAATCTCATCCAATTGATCTAATTGATGTAAAGCCGCATACAAGTTATGGTTGGCTTGTTCGATATCTGACTCAGTTGTACTCAAAACAATCGTCTGCGCTTGCTCTGGAATAAATGGCAATAAACTTTCAGGCACAATAAACGCTGACTGTGACCAATCTTTTTGTGTCGTATCTAACTTTTCATTTAATACTTCAAAAATCTTCAAGGGTGTTTCCGGAGCATAATGTTTATACTTCATCCCCGGTGCGATCGGTTTATCTGTTGATTCTACATGCATTGCATCGATACCATTTGGAAGAATCTCATTCAACATATTGCGTGTAATCGTACCCGGTCTTGCAATACGAAATGGGAATGATGTACAGTCTAACACAGTACTTTCAAGGCCTGCCTCACTCTGCGTAGACTGGATAATACCATCTATACGCCCTTCTAAATCAGAATATACGTGTTCAAAAGTTGTTGGCGACGGTCTGCCACTTAAATTCGCACTCGGCGCTGCAATAGGTAATGCAACTTCTTTAAGTAGCGTACGGGCCACAGGATGACTTGGCATTCTGACAGCTACTGAATCGAGTCCACCTGTGACTGACTGACAAAGATAGCCGGGCTTGAGTGGCAAAATGAACGTAATCGGCCCCGGCCAAAATGCTTCCATTAATCGTTCTGTTGTCTCTGATACGCTTTCAACAAAATCTTCTAGTTGTTTTGTATCATAAATATGAACGATCAGTGGATTGTCTGACGGTCGCCCTTTTGCCTCATATATTGCCTGCACCGCTTGTTCATTCGTTGCATCAGCACCCAGTCCATAGACTGTCTCGGTCGGTAAAGCAACGAGTCCACCTTGTCGATAAGTTGCGATAATTTCTGATAAATATGGATAATCTATGAGATTGGTCGTATATTCACGTACATCCCATATCGTTGTTTTTACCAAATTAAACACCTCTCCTCACTCTCTATTTTACTGCAAAACAAAAGGTTATGCACAGACGAATCATCATCTGTGACATAACCTTATTTTTCTTCTGATGATGCATGCCACGTCATATGAAAGATACGTGGATGCCCATTGATATCTAACATCACTTCAGGTTGTATGTGCGGGTAATAGGACTTAGCCATTTTACACAACGTTTCCCCTTGTTGATATCCTATTTCAAAGACGATTGGTGCACCTTCACTCATGACTTTTGGTAAATCCCTCAGTAACTGGTCATAAATCGCATAGCCTTTATCATCAGCAAATAGTGCAAGATGCGGCTCATGCGTAAGGACATTAGCTCCCATTTCGGATATCTCTTCTTCACCAATGTACGGTGGATTGCTAATCAAACCGTCCAACCGTATATGATGTTCGATAAATGGTGATAACACACTACCTTCCAACGTATGGATTGCAACATGATGATGGTCAGCATTTTGACGTGCAACTGCTAATGCATCTGATGAAATATCGGATGCCCAAACTTCTAAGTCTGGACATTCTTGCTTGATCGTCAACGCAATGATACCTGATCCGGTTCCAATATCTGCAACTTTTCCCAACTTCGGACATCGTTCGATAAACGCCGCGACGACTTCTTCTGTTTCCTGTCTTGGAATAAGTACGCGTGTATCAACATGATACGGACGGCCATAAAAAGTCGCTTGTGCGGTAATATATTGAACAGGTTCTCCAGATAAAAGTCGTTCTAGCCCACTATTCAAAAGGACTGTATCACTCTCTATCATCGTCATATCTCCATCAACAAGAAGGTTTACACGTGTCCAACCTAATAAGTCAAACAACAACCACTCTACGGCAGAAGACTCAAGATCAGCCGTCATTGCACGTGCCTTGGCTTGTGTTAGCCACTGCTTATAACTCACCGCTATTAAGCTCTTTCAATTTTTCTGTTTGCTCATGCATCGTCAACGCATCTATCACTTCATCTAGCTTTCCTTCCATGATTTGGTCTAACTTTTGTAAAGTCAATCCAATGCGGTGATCTGTCACACGACTTTGCGGATAGTTATATGTGCGGATACGTTCTGAACGGTCCCCTGTTCCTACTGCAGATTTACGTTGTGCTGCATATTTTTGTTGTTCTTCTTGTAACTTCATGTCATACAGACGTGCTTTCAATACTTTCATCGCTTTTTCACGGTTTTGAATTTGTGATTTTTCTGATGATGTTGCGATGACACCCGTTGGTAAGTGGGTAATACGGACGGCAGAGTCAGTTGTATTGACGTGCTGTCCACCTGCACCACTTGAACGATACGTGTCAATTTGTAAATCTTCTTTACGAATCTCGATTTCAACATCTTCTACTTCAGGTAACACCGCAACCGTTGCCGTTGATGTATGAATACGTCCGCCTGATTCTGTTTCTGGTACACGTTGCACACGATGTGCACCGTTTTCGAATTTTAACTTGCTGTATGCATCTTGACCTGTTACAGAAAAGCTGATTTCTTTATAACCACCATGATCACTTTCAGTTGCTTCTACCACTTCTGTTTTCAAACTTTGTGATTCCGCAAACTTTGAATACATACGGAACAAATCCCCCGCAAAAATAGCCGCTTCATCTCCACCGGCCGCTGCACGAATTTCAACAATAACGTCTTTTTCATCGTTAGGATCTTTTGGAATTAATAAAATTTTCAGCTGTTCTTCTAACTCTGGTATTTGCGCTTTCAAATCATTGGCATCTTGTTTCAACATATCAATTTCATCTTGATCATCTGTTTCTGCCATCATTAATTCGATCTCTTCACTGTCTTCTTTTACTTGTTTATACTGACGATATACATCGACTGTCTTTTGCAGATCCGATTGTTCTTTTGAATATTGACGCAATTTGTTCGCATCACTCACAACATCTGGATCACTTAACAATTCATTTAATTGTTCATATCTTTCTTCTACTATATCTAATTGATCAAACATTATTGATTATCCTCCTCTTCCTTGTCGCTCGGTAACACTACGTGATGTGCGCGACAACGTGGTTCATAACTTTCGTTCGCTCCGACTAAAATAATCGGATCATCGACTTTTGCTGGCTTGCCGTTAATTAAACGTTGTGTTCGGCTTGACGAAGCCCCACAGACCGCACAAACAGCTTGCAACTTCGTAATATGTTCACTCACTGCCAACATCTCAGGGACAGGTTCAAAAGGCTCACCTTTGAAGTCCATATCTAATCCTGCCGTAATCACTCGATATCCTTGTTCAGCAAGCGATGTCGCAACATCCACAATATCACGATCAAAAAATTGTATTTCATCAATCCCGACAATATCGACACCTTTTAAGTCGTATTGTGTAATCTCTTCGGCAGACGAAATATTGACTGCTTCTATGGCATTACCGTTGTGCGAGACGACTTTCTCTTTATGGTAACGATCGTCGATGAGCGGTTTGAACACGACCACTTTCTGTTTCGCATAGACACCTCGACGTAATCGACGAATTAATTCTTCAGACTTACCACTAAACATACTGCCAGTAATACACTCTATCCATCCCGAATGATACGCTTCATACATGACTTCTATCCACCTTTTTCAAAACAAATCACTTTATTATATCACAAACTTTTGTCTATTATAATGGGTCTTAATCTTTTGTGGTGGGATGGCATGAACTGCTGTCCCGCCCTTTTTTGTTTTTTAAATCATTTTGATACAAAAAAAGCGCTCATGCCTCTATAATTTTAAGTGCCTAAACAAAAAATGAGAGGAGACATGATGCGCCTATGTGTAATGATATATTAAAACTATTAAAAATAAAAGATGAAAATATTCAAGTTCTTAAAGTGGAAGAAGATGTAGAAGTGCGTGGTCAGCTTTCTACGGTTGTTTATGGAACACTTTCTTATACACCAAAGGCATGTATGAAGTGTGGTTGTGTCAATGACGGACAAATACATAAGCACGGTAAACGTGTTTCGCGTTTAACACTATTAAAATCTCAAGAGTCTAATGTTTATCTTAATTTAGCGAAAGAACGCTTTAAGTGTCTACATTGTTTAAAGACTTTTACGGCTCAAACAAACATTGTTGATAGTAATTGCTTTATTACTAACCGTGTGAAATTAGCGATTCAGGACAAACTCACACGTGTACAGTCTGAGATAGACATTGCTAATGATTGTAGTGTTTCACCAAGCACAGTTAAGAGATGTATTCACCATATCTCACAATCATTAATAGTAAAACCTTCATCTGGATTGCCTAAACATCTCTCCATAGATGAATTTAAAAGCGTTAAAAATGTGACAACAGCGATGAGTTTTCTGTTTATAAATAATGAAACGAATCAGATTATCGATATCTTAGAAGATAGACGTATTCACAAACTTAAAGAGTACTTCTATCGTTTTGATCGTCGTGAACGATTAGCTGTCAAAACGGTCACAGCCGATATGTATGAACCCTACATTAACTTCATTCATGAAGTATTCCCGAATGCGATTTTAATCTTTGATCGTTTTCACATTGTTCAGCACCTTAACCGTGAACTTAATAAGCAACGTATTTCTATAATGAATACTTGTCGCTATAAGTCATCAACAGATTACACGAAAATGAAAAAACACTGGAAA
This genomic window contains:
- the glyA gene encoding serine hydroxymethyltransferase; the encoded protein is MSFIAKQDKAVFDAIQKEFNRQNNNIELIASENFVSEAVMEAQGSVMTNKYAEGYPGRRYYGGCGFVDVTETLAIERAKKLFNAEHVNVQPHSGSQANMAVYLVALEHGDTVLGMNLSHGGHLTHGSPVNFSGKTYNFVEYGVTKEDERIDYEEVRQLAKKHQPKLIVAGASAYSREIDFKKFKEIADEVGAKLMVDMAHIAGLVATGLHQNPVEYADFVTTTTHKTLRGPRGGMILCKAEYQKEIDKTMFPGIQGGPLEHVIAAKAVAFGEALEPDFKVYQTQFVKNAQTLAKTLKDNGFRIVSGGTDNHLVAVDVKGSVGITGKMAEKVLDEVGITCNKNTIPFDQEKPFVTSGIRLGTPAATTRGFDEKAFEEVAHIMSDVLKNHEDTKVLEEAKQRVKNLTEKFPLYNK
- the prmC gene encoding peptide chain release factor N(5)-glutamine methyltransferase — encoded protein: MSYKQWLTQAKARAMTADLESSAVEWLLFDLLGWTRVNLLVDGDMTMIESDTVLLNSGLERLLSGEPVQYITAQATFYGRPYHVDTRVLIPRQETEEVVAAFIERCPKLGKVADIGTGSGIIALTIKQECPDLEVWASDISSDALAVARQNADHHHVAIHTLEGSVLSPFIEHHIRLDGLISNPPYIGEEEISEMGANVLTHEPHLALFADDKGYAIYDQLLRDLPKVMSEGAPIVFEIGYQQGETLCKMAKSYYPHIQPEVMLDINGHPRIFHMTWHASSEEK
- a CDS encoding L-threonylcarbamoyladenylate synthase — protein: MVKTTIWDVREYTTNLIDYPYLSEIIATYRQGGLVALPTETVYGLGADATNEQAVQAIYEAKGRPSDNPLIVHIYDTKQLEDFVESVSETTERLMEAFWPGPITFILPLKPGYLCQSVTGGLDSVAVRMPSHPVARTLLKEVALPIAAPSANLSGRPSPTTFEHVYSDLEGRIDGIIQSTQSEAGLESTVLDCTSFPFRIARPGTITRNMLNEILPNGIDAMHVESTDKPIAPGMKYKHYAPETPLKIFEVLNEKLDTTQKDWSQSAFIVPESLLPFIPEQAQTIVLSTTESDIEQANHNLYAALHQLDQLDEIAYAYIYGYPNHDDAEALHNRMVKAANHQFVKEDW
- a CDS encoding thymidine kinase — its product is MYEAYHSGWIECITGSMFSGKSEELIRRLRRGVYAKQKVVVFKPLIDDRYHKEKVVSHNGNAIEAVNISSAEEITQYDLKGVDIVGIDEIQFFDRDIVDVATSLAEQGYRVITAGLDMDFKGEPFEPVPEMLAVSEHITKLQAVCAVCGASSSRTQRLINGKPAKVDDPIILVGANESYEPRCRAHHVVLPSDKEEEDNQ
- the upp gene encoding uracil phosphoribosyltransferase; translation: MGNVQVLDHPLIQHKLSFIRDVNTGTKAFRELVDEVGMLMAYEVTRNLELEDVEIETPVTKATVKRLSGKKLAFIPILRAGLGMTTGILNLVPAARIGHVGLYRDPKTLEAVEYFVKLPQDIEEREIIVVDPMLATGASAIEAITSLKKRGAKHIRFMCLIAAPEGVEKLQAAHDDVDIFIAALDEKLDENAYIIPGLGDAGDRLFGTK
- a CDS encoding low molecular weight protein arginine phosphatase: MRILFVCTGNTCRSPMAEGIAKSLLPDHEIASRGIMAQDGAPIAAHTRNLLEKHDYPVPEGASAFSQDDVEADLILAMTSSHVHHLQMLYGDTLNITTLSEYVEETNEVPDPFGGSYAQYVNTFQQLSALIRQLQKKLDTELV
- the prfA gene encoding peptide chain release factor 1; translation: MFDQLDIVEERYEQLNELLSDPDVVSDANKLRQYSKEQSDLQKTVDVYRQYKQVKEDSEEIELMMAETDDQDEIDMLKQDANDLKAQIPELEEQLKILLIPKDPNDEKDVIVEIRAAAGGDEAAIFAGDLFRMYSKFAESQSLKTEVVEATESDHGGYKEISFSVTGQDAYSKLKFENGAHRVQRVPETESGGRIHTSTATVAVLPEVEDVEIEIRKEDLQIDTYRSSGAGGQHVNTTDSAVRITHLPTGVIATSSEKSQIQNREKAMKVLKARLYDMKLQEEQQKYAAQRKSAVGTGDRSERIRTYNYPQSRVTDHRIGLTLQKLDQIMEGKLDEVIDALTMHEQTEKLKELNSGEL
- a CDS encoding ISL3 family transposase, with product MCNDILKLLKIKDENIQVLKVEEDVEVRGQLSTVVYGTLSYTPKACMKCGCVNDGQIHKHGKRVSRLTLLKSQESNVYLNLAKERFKCLHCLKTFTAQTNIVDSNCFITNRVKLAIQDKLTRVQSEIDIANDCSVSPSTVKRCIHHISQSLIVKPSSGLPKHLSIDEFKSVKNVTTAMSFLFINNETNQIIDILEDRRIHKLKEYFYRFDRRERLAVKTVTADMYEPYINFIHEVFPNAILIFDRFHIVQHLNRELNKQRISIMNTCRYKSSTDYTKMKKHWKLFLSDRQDINSYEYFWSKSFKTYTTSRDILEYLLNLDQQLYDTYMLVHHLREALKQCDWLRFKETLMSVDKKHVSRGVWRVIRFYKKYEYILYSTIKHPKLNNGAIEGINNKIKLIKRVSYGYRNFNNFKARILIIFKLYQRRKKDSLLINNAA
- a CDS encoding TIGR01440 family protein, with translation MENFRQLLQELKSKSFFVEGELCVIGCSTSEVQGDRIGTSGSLDVAKTLYDALVDIQSETGVSFAFQGCEHINRALTIEREAYNSYTMELVSVVPDTHAGGSLATYAYRHMNDPVVVEFIRADKGIDIGQALIGMHLKHVAVPVRCKTKQVGDAIVTVATSRPKKIGGERAKYQLD